In the genome of Tannockella kyphosi, one region contains:
- a CDS encoding radical SAM protein, which produces MKKELEIEIMERYSIINEKNKREIVLLRGQGCSWRRCRFCDYHLDFSRDKEENITLNQKELSKITGIHQKLEVINSGSFTELPEETMDLIETICIEKKIKEVHFEAHYNQRKFIPALRQRFSKNNISVIIKIGVETFDYLFRESYLVKGIQTDNPSEIATYFDECCLLQGIPGQTKDSMIQDIEIGLTYFNRVCINIMQENGMAIKPDPSVIELFVKEIYPLYKENQRVDILLENTAFGVGGVTTNV; this is translated from the coding sequence ATGAAGAAAGAATTAGAAATTGAGATAATGGAAAGATATTCCATTATTAACGAAAAGAACAAAAGAGAAATCGTTCTTTTAAGAGGCCAAGGATGTTCTTGGCGTCGTTGTCGTTTTTGTGATTATCATTTAGATTTTTCTAGAGATAAAGAAGAAAATATTACTTTAAATCAAAAAGAGTTATCTAAAATAACAGGTATTCATCAAAAACTAGAAGTTATTAATTCTGGAAGTTTTACAGAACTACCAGAAGAAACAATGGATCTTATTGAAACAATATGTATTGAAAAAAAGATCAAAGAAGTACATTTTGAAGCACACTATAACCAAAGAAAATTTATTCCTGCATTACGCCAACGATTTTCTAAAAACAACATTTCCGTTATTATTAAAATAGGAGTTGAAACATTTGACTACTTATTTAGAGAATCTTATTTAGTAAAAGGTATTCAAACAGATAATCCTAGTGAAATTGCAACTTATTTTGATGAATGTTGTTTATTACAAGGAATACCTGGACAAACAAAAGATTCAATGATTCAAGATATTGAAATAGGTTTAACTTATTTTAATCGTGTTTGTATCAATATTATGCAAGAAAATGGAATGGCTATCAAACCAGATCCAAGCGTTATTGAACTTTTTGTAAAAGAAATATACCCATTATATAAAGAAAATCAAAGAGTGGATATTTTATTAGAAAATACTGCTTTTGGTGTTGGAGGAGTAACAACAAATGTCTAA
- a CDS encoding queuosine precursor transporter yields MSNELLLILCLVCTYMSVLLFYRFFGKTGLYVWTAIVTISANIEVLMLIDAFGVEQTLGNILFASSFLVTDILSENEDKESANLAVKIGIMSNITFVLISQSWLLFTPNANDWVSPAVHTIFSNTPRLMIVGVLVYALAQWFDVWAYHLIWEKTKAKFGDSKRGLWLRNNGSTLVSQLLNTVLFTFGAFIGMYDIPTLINITIASYVIYVITSLCDTPVVYLSRKIKPKN; encoded by the coding sequence ATGTCTAATGAATTATTATTAATACTATGTTTAGTATGTACTTATATGAGTGTTTTATTATTTTATCGTTTTTTTGGAAAAACAGGTTTATATGTTTGGACTGCAATTGTTACCATTAGTGCAAATATCGAAGTATTAATGTTAATCGATGCTTTTGGTGTTGAACAAACATTAGGAAATATTTTGTTTGCATCTAGTTTTTTAGTAACTGATATTTTATCGGAAAATGAGGATAAAGAGAGTGCAAATCTAGCTGTTAAGATTGGTATTATGTCGAATATTACTTTTGTGCTTATTTCACAATCATGGTTATTATTCACACCAAACGCAAATGATTGGGTGAGTCCTGCTGTTCATACTATTTTTTCAAATACACCTAGATTAATGATTGTTGGGGTTCTTGTTTATGCACTTGCTCAATGGTTTGATGTTTGGGCATATCACCTTATTTGGGAAAAGACAAAAGCAAAGTTTGGAGATAGTAAAAGAGGTTTATGGCTTAGAAATAATGGTTCTACCTTAGTTTCACAGTTATTAAATACTGTTTTATTTACTTTTGGAGCATTTATTGGTATGTATGATATTCCTACTTTAATTAATATTACTATTGCATCTTATGTTATTTATGTTATTACAAGTTTATGTGATACACCTGTAGTTTATTTATCAAGAAAAATTAAACCTAAAAACTAA
- a CDS encoding beta-class carbonic anhydrase yields MIDEIILFNENFVKNEKYKDFITNKYPNKKLAILSCMDTRLTKLLPAALGLENGDAKIIKNAGGVISHPYGSAVRSILIAIYQLGVTEIMVIGHSDCGVQHLDSQKLIDSMIKHGIESSVIENVKASGIDLEGWLGGFSNGDAAITNTVQCLQSHPLVPKDILIKGFIMDSLTGLLQEVNK; encoded by the coding sequence ATGATTGATGAAATTATTTTATTTAATGAAAATTTTGTAAAGAACGAAAAATATAAAGACTTTATTACCAATAAATATCCTAATAAGAAATTAGCGATTCTCTCATGCATGGATACCCGTTTAACTAAATTACTTCCTGCTGCTTTAGGTTTAGAAAATGGCGATGCTAAAATCATTAAGAATGCGGGTGGTGTTATTTCACATCCCTATGGTAGTGCTGTTAGAAGCATACTAATTGCAATCTATCAACTAGGCGTGACTGAAATTATGGTAATTGGTCATAGTGATTGTGGTGTTCAACATCTAGATAGTCAAAAACTAATTGATTCGATGATAAAACATGGGATTGAAAGCAGTGTTATTGAAAATGTGAAAGCTAGTGGGATTGATTTAGAAGGTTGGCTGGGAGGCTTCTCTAATGGGGATGCGGCAATTACAAATACTGTCCAATGTTTACAGTCACATCCATTAGTTCCAAAAGATATCCTTATTAAAGGCTTTATCATGGATTCATTAACAGGATTGCTTCAAGAAGTAAACAAATAG
- a CDS encoding type II toxin-antitoxin system Phd/YefM family antitoxin: MPKIRPVSDLRNNFTDISRIIHEESEPIFLTKNGYGDMVVMSIEAYEKLQFENEIYFKLKEAKLQAKSTDIRYSHEEVFGDLRKKLQDKVDIDDI, translated from the coding sequence ATGCCAAAGATTAGACCGGTTTCAGATTTAAGAAACAATTTTACTGATATTTCAAGAATTATTCATGAGGAATCAGAGCCTATCTTTTTAACTAAAAATGGTTATGGTGATATGGTTGTAATGAGCATTGAAGCTTACGAAAAACTCCAATTTGAAAATGAAATTTATTTCAAATTGAAAGAAGCAAAATTACAAGCAAAGAGTACTGATATAAGATATTCTCATGAAGAAGTTTTCGGAGATTTAAGAAAAAAACTCCAAGATAAGGTAGACATAGATGACATATAA
- a CDS encoding shikimate kinase, whose amino-acid sequence MIILLLGITNVGKTTTGEVLAEKIGYKFYDLDYETTVYYGTTLEEFVNNIPDKLERDQKKGVVLDLLMKSKEQNKVIAISPIVYASVFDRYLLWANTIAIELQDSVTNIFDRLVFSDENDHCYIDDDYKNKHKEHYLQDIQEDINYYKPAFKNIRNKININGRLPGEVAEDIIHRFQEKIFAEKKSYEKVCIPAKFFEQNKLEESSSAMILYLNLIMMRSHEFKHLLDEATFPFLDEERILEIEKDKASIMQITCPKELIRCMRKSTIVINRENILEKVSSMEEQIIPLVLKQIKNNRQDEFVEIATLALAISDAKYVEDLTKNIEEIKYPIARSMVCLVLGIKREVQFSELLLKQFYKLQKEYPEQGYENGPLLALYLIWDKF is encoded by the coding sequence ATGATAATTTTACTGCTTGGCATTACAAATGTAGGAAAGACAACAACGGGTGAAGTACTAGCTGAAAAAATAGGATATAAATTTTATGATTTGGATTACGAAACAACAGTTTATTATGGAACAACGTTGGAAGAATTTGTAAATAATATTCCAGATAAATTAGAACGTGATCAGAAAAAGGGTGTTGTTTTAGATTTATTAATGAAATCAAAAGAACAGAATAAAGTAATTGCAATTAGCCCTATTGTGTATGCGAGTGTATTTGATAGATATCTATTATGGGCTAATACTATAGCAATAGAATTACAAGATAGTGTAACAAATATATTTGATAGATTAGTATTTTCAGATGAAAATGATCATTGCTATATTGATGATGATTATAAAAATAAGCACAAGGAGCATTATTTGCAAGACATTCAAGAAGATATTAATTATTACAAACCAGCATTTAAAAATATCAGAAATAAGATAAACATAAACGGAAGATTGCCAGGAGAAGTTGCAGAAGATATTATTCATAGATTTCAGGAAAAGATTTTCGCTGAAAAGAAAAGTTACGAAAAGGTTTGTATACCAGCAAAGTTCTTTGAACAAAATAAATTGGAAGAAAGCTCATCAGCTATGATCCTATATTTGAATTTAATTATGATGAGAAGCCATGAATTTAAGCATCTTCTTGACGAAGCGACCTTCCCCTTCTTAGATGAAGAAAGAATATTGGAAATTGAGAAAGATAAAGCATCGATTATGCAGATTACTTGCCCCAAAGAATTGATTAGATGTATGCGTAAATCTACAATAGTAATAAATAGAGAAAATATATTAGAGAAAGTTTCATCCATGGAAGAACAAATTATACCTCTTGTTTTAAAGCAAATTAAAAATAATAGACAAGATGAATTTGTTGAAATAGCCACATTAGCATTAGCTATTTCAGATGCTAAATATGTGGAGGATTTAACAAAAAATATAGAGGAAATCAAATATCCAATAGCACGATCTATGGTTTGTCTAGTATTAGGAATTAAGAGGGAAGTGCAGTTTTCGGAGTTGTTATTGAAGCAATTTTACAAACTGCAAAAAGAGTATCCAGAACAAGGATATGAAAATGGGCCATTATTAGCGTTGTATTTGATTTGGGATAAATTTTAA
- a CDS encoding YecA family protein gives MSRKDKIQNCLMKYYAKDIDKLLTIVVQVIEKNCDIRELVQGTKNEFLEIVAEQTSMMFVESQYDFLDEAALEICRRICEMADNPYKLKKQEKINLIAEALGEDAIFECFCITIGFDDDEIRRLLESYRCQEDYDILAIDKVYMKRKAYVDMIRQYALAAVHLYGVIHVKELESLIRQYEKKIWEEDGYIRLGGKYAHSIVFNPKHMCTAVLSNIIGNMIPGVCMTMDGLILHECFREQLEKEIEKMARFLRNKNTEITEEHLDEFFYKRATSYFRELYWESAENERYIPSRIEFLRYADASYREINIAEKRFVRYLERKYMKNFKKAANQGEMQAIDYIDYILDGIHEFIFDAELMEYGGSSEGCIQYVFAQLEKFDILMKDINQANEVVSYIIEIMNSTRIWRNCGHTPTEMLKKNIDSERSESIIPMMSYSTGTNKGVERKVTKISPNEPCPCGSGKKYKKCCKK, from the coding sequence ATGAGTAGAAAAGATAAAATACAGAATTGCTTAATGAAATATTATGCAAAAGATATTGATAAGTTACTGACTATTGTAGTACAGGTTATTGAGAAGAATTGTGATATTAGAGAATTGGTACAAGGGACTAAAAATGAATTTCTAGAGATAGTAGCGGAACAAACATCTATGATGTTTGTTGAGTCTCAATATGATTTTTTAGATGAAGCAGCTTTAGAAATCTGTAGAAGAATTTGTGAAATGGCCGACAATCCATACAAATTAAAAAAACAGGAAAAAATAAACTTAATTGCAGAGGCGTTAGGCGAGGATGCTATTTTTGAATGTTTTTGTATAACTATAGGTTTCGATGATGATGAAATAAGGCGATTATTAGAATCTTACAGATGTCAAGAAGATTATGATATCTTAGCGATTGATAAGGTATATATGAAACGTAAAGCATACGTAGATATGATTCGACAATATGCATTGGCAGCTGTTCATTTATATGGTGTAATTCATGTTAAAGAATTAGAGTCGTTGATAAGGCAATATGAAAAGAAAATATGGGAAGAAGATGGATATATACGTTTGGGTGGGAAATACGCTCATTCAATCGTATTTAACCCAAAGCATATGTGCACAGCAGTCCTTAGTAACATAATTGGAAATATGATACCAGGGGTGTGTATGACTATGGATGGACTGATTCTACATGAATGCTTTAGAGAGCAACTTGAAAAGGAAATAGAAAAAATGGCTAGGTTCCTTCGTAACAAAAATACAGAGATTACAGAAGAACATTTAGACGAATTCTTTTATAAAAGAGCAACTTCGTATTTCCGTGAATTGTATTGGGAATCGGCAGAGAATGAGCGATATATCCCGTCTAGAATAGAATTTTTAAGGTATGCTGATGCAAGTTATAGAGAAATAAACATTGCAGAAAAAAGATTTGTGAGGTATTTAGAGCGCAAATATATGAAGAACTTTAAGAAAGCGGCGAACCAAGGAGAAATGCAAGCCATAGATTATATAGATTACATCCTAGATGGAATTCATGAGTTCATTTTTGATGCTGAATTAATGGAATATGGTGGTAGTTCCGAGGGATGTATTCAGTATGTTTTTGCACAATTGGAAAAATTTGACATACTAATGAAAGATATAAATCAAGCAAATGAGGTCGTGAGTTATATAATAGAGATAATGAATTCGACTAGAATATGGCGTAATTGCGGACACACACCGACTGAAATGTTAAAGAAGAATATTGATTCAGAAAGGTCTGAAAGTATTATTCCTATGATGTCGTATTCTACTGGGACAAACAAGGGAGTTGAAAGAAAAGTAACAAAAATATCTCCTAATGAACCTTGTCCATGTGGGAGTGGAAAAAAGTATAAAAAGTGTTGTAAAAAATAA
- a CDS encoding type II toxin-antitoxin system Phd/YefM family antitoxin: MPKIRPVSDLRNNFTDISRIIHEESEPIFLTKNGYGDMVVMSIEAYEKLQFENEVYFKLKEAELQAKSTDIRYSHEEVFGDLRKKLQDKVDIDDI, from the coding sequence ATGCCAAAGATTAGACCGGTTTCGGATTTAAGAAACAACTTTACTGATATTTCAAGAATTATTCATGAGGAATCAGAGCCTATCTTTTTAACTAAAAATGGTTATGGGGATATGGTTGTAATGAGCATTGAGGCTTACGAAAAACTCCAATTTGAGAATGAAGTCTATTTCAAATTGAAAGAAGCAGAATTACAAGCAAAGAGTACTGATATAAGATATTCTCATGAAGAAGTTTTTGGAGATTTAAGAAAAAAACTCCAAGATAAGGTAGACATAGATGACATATAA
- a CDS encoding type II toxin-antitoxin system RelE/ParE family toxin: MYAPKAALDLLDNIDKTIDNLKTFPLAYPVNETTKPLDFEYRMIPVKNYLIFYVVTGDIVEIHRVVYSKMDLTRLLK, translated from the coding sequence TTGTATGCACCTAAAGCAGCATTAGATTTACTTGACAACATAGATAAAACTATAGACAACTTAAAAACCTTTCCACTTGCATATCCAGTCAATGAAACAACAAAACCTCTTGATTTTGAATATCGAATGATACCTGTTAAAAACTATTTAATTTTCTATGTAGTTACAGGAGATATTGTTGAAATTCATAGAGTGGTATACTCGAAAATGGATTTAACAAGACTACTAAAATAA
- the ftsW gene encoding putative lipid II flippase FtsW yields MRYRLVIGVVLVIVFIGLCMVYSASNVWAFYKFGDSFYYIKRQLFFAFIGIVCMFIVSKIDYHFYLVHSRKLLLVTFILLILVIIPGVGSARGGSQSWFDFGIVSFQPSELFKVGIIIYSARYIHLYYLELKKISNAIALFVVILIGFGLIMLQPDFGSAIVMASSIVVMLLVTPLPFRYFVFLGLGGVAGLVGMIVAAPYRLERITAYLDPFGDPLGSGFQMIQSLYAIGPGGIVGVGYNNSIQKHFYLPEPQTDFIFAIYCEEFGLIGAIFLIGLYVFLIYLIISSAKECHDLFGCFLLVGIGSLLSIQALINLGVVVGIFPITGVTLPFFSYGGSSLTITLIAVGIMLNVMKQN; encoded by the coding sequence ATGCGATATAGATTAGTCATTGGAGTAGTGTTAGTGATTGTGTTTATTGGTTTGTGTATGGTTTATAGCGCTAGTAATGTATGGGCTTTTTATAAGTTTGGAGATTCTTTTTATTATATAAAGAGGCAATTATTTTTTGCGTTTATTGGGATTGTATGTATGTTTATAGTTTCTAAGATAGATTATCATTTTTATTTAGTACATAGTAGAAAATTATTGTTGGTGACATTTATATTATTAATTTTAGTAATTATTCCGGGAGTTGGTAGTGCAAGAGGAGGATCACAAAGTTGGTTTGATTTTGGTATTGTTTCTTTTCAACCTAGTGAATTATTTAAAGTTGGTATTATTATTTATAGTGCTCGTTATATTCATTTGTATTATTTGGAATTAAAAAAAATAAGCAATGCAATTGCTTTATTTGTTGTGATATTGATAGGGTTTGGTTTGATTATGTTGCAACCTGATTTTGGTAGTGCTATCGTGATGGCTAGTAGTATAGTTGTTATGTTGTTAGTTACACCATTACCTTTTCGTTATTTTGTTTTTCTTGGTTTAGGGGGTGTTGCTGGGTTAGTTGGGATGATAGTAGCGGCTCCTTATCGTTTGGAAAGAATAACTGCTTATTTAGATCCTTTTGGCGATCCTTTGGGAAGTGGATTTCAAATGATACAATCTTTGTATGCGATTGGACCTGGAGGAATAGTGGGGGTTGGTTATAATAATAGTATTCAAAAACACTTTTATTTACCAGAGCCTCAAACTGATTTTATATTTGCTATTTATTGCGAAGAATTTGGTTTGATAGGAGCTATTTTTTTAATTGGATTATATGTTTTTTTAATTTATCTTATTATTTCTAGTGCCAAGGAATGTCATGATTTATTTGGATGTTTTTTGTTAGTTGGGATTGGTTCATTATTGTCAATACAAGCATTGATTAACTTGGGTGTGGTTGTTGGAATTTTTCCGATAACTGGCGTCACTTTACCATTTTTTAGTTATGGTGGATCTTCTTTAACGATTACACTTATTGCAGTAGGTATTATGTTAAATGTTATGAAACAAAATTAA